From Panicum hallii strain FIL2 chromosome 2, PHallii_v3.1, whole genome shotgun sequence, a single genomic window includes:
- the LOC112880267 gene encoding acidic leucine-rich nuclear phosphoprotein 32-related protein 1: MVDEAWERAVEAALHAGGEGSSSPARSLTLDGAVKCMYGRLPAAEILERHQSLEHLSIAGVGVTSLEGFPRLRNLTRLTLSDNRIAGGLDHLVAAGLSSLRDLDLSNNRIQDVDDLAPLAGLRLVSLDLYECPVTRVKDYRSRVFGMIRTLKYLDKMDADENERPESDDDDDDGDGDGDGEGDGEGDGDGDGDGDEDDDDEEDEDDPGSGEVANGGVSHSRGGVASHPVEVNGVIDVDEEESDADEVVPNGGIEHHHGANGFRVAAAGEAPEEEDEDVEDDDEDDDEDFEEEEEEEDLGEEIDEDGDDEDAVVEVHDVPSSDDEEDGVEVEDDEEDDEEEEVEDEGEEAEPQSSGRVAMMTGEDGGEEIDGHEHGEGDDEDENGEIGEEDDEGLEADRGFEEGNEDEDADDEDEDTEYLVQPIAQPQPVPIGSDFDAADPDDADEDREEVDDDDEGAADQPSSSQGTKRKRDDDDPSGSGDDSEDDGVEDLRPFKHH; encoded by the exons atgGTGGACGAGGCGTGGGagcgggcggtggaggcggcgctgcacgccggcggcgaggggagctCGTCGCCCGCGCGGAGCCTGACGCTGGACGGCGCCGTGAAGTGCATGTACGGCCGGCTCCCGGCGGCGGAGATACTGGAGCGGCACCAGAGCCTGGAGCACCTCTCGATCGCCGGCGTCGGGGTCACGTCGCTCGAGGGGTTCCCGCGGCTGCGGAACCTAACGCGGCTCACGCTCTCCGACAACCGCATCGCTGGCGGCCTCGACCACCTCGTCGCCGCGGGGCTCTCCTCGCTGCGGGACCTCGACCTCAGCAACAACCGCATCCAGGACGTCGACGAcctcgcgccgctcgccggactACGCCTCGTCTCTCTCGACCTCTACGAGTGCCCGGTCACAAGGGTCAAGGACTACAGATCCAGGGTGTTCGGGATGATCCGGACGCTCAAGTATCTCGACAAGATGGACGCCGATGAGAACGAGCGCCCCGAGTCggatgacgatgacgacgatGGGGACGGGGACGGGGACGGGGAAGGCGACGGGgaaggcgacggcgacggcgacggcgacggcgacgaagATGACGACGATGAGGAAGACGAAGACGACCCCGGGAGCGGCGAGGTGGCCAACGGGGGTGTCTCGCACTcgcgcggcggcgtggcgtcGCACCCGGTGGAGGTGAATGGGGTGATCGATGTGGACGAGGAAGAGAGCGACGCTGACGAGGTCGTCCCGAACGGGGGAATCGAGCACCACCACGGGGCAAACGGGTTCCGGGTCGCGGCGGCCGGAGAAGCCCCagaagaggaggatgaggacgTGGAGGATGACGAcgaggatgatgatgaggactttgaggaggaggaggaggaggaggatttGGGAGAGGAGatcgatgaagatggtgatgatgaggaTGCTGTTGTGGAAGTCCATGATGTACCGAGTAGTGATGATGAGGAAGATGGTGTTGAGGTGGAGGATGACGAAGAGGATGATGAAGAGGAGGAAGTTGAGGATGAAGGCGAGGAGGCTGAGCCACAGAGCAGTGGAAGGGTTGCCATGATGACGGGGGAGGATGGAGGAGAAGAGATAGATGGGCATGAGCATGGAGAAGGGGATGATGAGGATGAGAATGGTGAGATTGGAGAAGAGGATGATGAGGGATTGGAGGCTGATAGGGGTTTTGAGGAGGGAAATGAAGATGAGGACGCGGATGATGAG GATGAAGACACAGAATATCTTGTTCAACCAATCGCCCAACCTCAGCCCGTGCCCATTGGAAGCGACTTCGATGCAGCTGACCCTGATGATGCTGATGAAGACAGGGAAGAGgtggatgatgatgatgaggggGCTGCAGACCAACCTTCATCCTCGCAGGGCACCAAGCGGAAGAGAGATGATGATGATCCGTCGGGCAGTGGAGATGACAGTGAGGATGATGGTGTTGAGGACTTAAGGCCTTTCAAGCACCACTGA
- the LOC112881315 gene encoding uncharacterized protein LOC112881315 yields MAPQPLHTLRLSTPAGHAVCRCSAAPIFGKRLPAIVAFPRAGSGGAVVLCSAVQESSTSTTVSKKKDAADGEKKEATAAAAKPAAAAKPKKAPAKPLPEMMQEEIIPPLKVALEAEENVSQVQLSFQNNTLEGSFIKDDVPYYFWAFFPKGDLTGPKGFALSSYSNEVSTIEPFLVDEKRVTAQYVVFWVYKRLAGQGILPVWKEEEGGEEEGAK; encoded by the exons ATGGCGCCTCAGCCTTTGCACACCCTGAGGCTGAGCACTCCCGCTGGCCATGCAGTGTGCAGGTGCTCCGCCGCCCCGATCTTCGGGAAGAGGCTGCCGGCCATCGTCGCCTTCCCCCgtgccggcagcggcggcgccgtcgTCTTGTGCTCGGCCGTGCAGGAGTCGTCCACCTCCACCACCG TTAGCAAGAAGAAGGATGCTGCAGACGGTGAAAAAAAGGAAGCCACGGCTGCGGCAGCGaagccggccgcggccgcgaagCCAAAGAAGGCCCCGGCGAAGCCGCTGCCAGAGATGATGCAGGAGGAGATCATCCCGCCGCTGAAGGTCGCCCTGGAGGCGGAGGAGAACGTGTCCCAGGTCCAGCTTTCCTTCCAAAACAACACG TTGGAGGGTTCCTTCATAAAGGATGACGTCCCCTATTATTTTTGGGCCTTCTTTCCGAAAGGAGACCTCACAG GACCGAAGGGCTTTGCGCTATCGTCCTACAGCAACGAAGTCAGCACCATCGAGCCGTTCCTAGTCGATGAGAAGAGGGTAACTGCCCAGTACGTGGTGTTCTGGGTTTACAAGCGGCTGGCCGGGCAAGGCATCCTTCCCGTCTGGAAGGAAGAGGAGGGGGGGGAGGAAGAGGGCGCAAAGTAG